A region from the Methanofollis liminatans DSM 4140 genome encodes:
- the twy1 gene encoding 4-demethylwyosine synthase TYW1 translates to MPSAPCEEGRIALRKQGYQFVAPDATAAVKPCMWNKRTLRGGDMCYKHQFYGIESHRCVQMTPTLRCNQRCLFCWRSFEHETTDERFCTPEEIADALPALQKKALSGYKVSQYVTSERFAEALDPNMVAISLSGEPTLYPHLPEYIDLLNERGYTTFLVSNGTMPDMIRRCRPYQTYISVDAPDRETYLALCNPQEDYWDRIHESLSLLPARRSAVRTTLVKGKNDFDPEGYAAIYEASGATFIEVKGYMYLGYSRKRLSRSAMPEHEEVRRFAEAIAGHCSYRITDESPISRVVLMEREV, encoded by the coding sequence ATGCCATCCGCACCATGTGAGGAGGGACGGATCGCCCTGCGCAAGCAGGGCTACCAGTTCGTCGCCCCCGACGCCACCGCCGCGGTCAAGCCGTGCATGTGGAACAAGCGGACGCTCCGCGGCGGCGACATGTGCTACAAACACCAGTTTTACGGGATCGAGAGCCACCGCTGCGTCCAGATGACGCCGACCCTGCGGTGCAACCAGCGCTGCCTCTTCTGCTGGCGCTCGTTCGAGCACGAGACGACCGATGAGCGGTTCTGCACCCCCGAAGAGATCGCAGACGCCCTGCCCGCCCTCCAGAAAAAAGCGCTCTCCGGCTACAAGGTCTCGCAGTACGTCACCTCCGAGCGGTTCGCCGAGGCGCTGGACCCGAACATGGTGGCGATCTCCCTCTCGGGCGAACCGACGCTCTACCCCCACCTCCCCGAATACATCGACCTCTTGAACGAGCGCGGCTACACGACGTTTCTCGTCTCGAACGGGACGATGCCAGATATGATCAGGCGGTGCCGTCCGTACCAGACCTACATCTCGGTGGACGCTCCCGATAGGGAGACCTACCTCGCCCTCTGCAACCCGCAGGAGGACTACTGGGACCGGATCCACGAGAGCCTCTCGCTCCTCCCCGCCCGGCGGTCGGCGGTCAGGACGACCCTCGTGAAGGGGAAGAACGATTTCGACCCCGAGGGCTATGCGGCGATCTACGAAGCCTCGGGCGCCACCTTCATCGAGGTGAAGGGATACATGTATCTCGGATACAGTCGAAAACGCCTCTCACGGAGTGCGATGCCGGAGCACGAGGAGGTCCGCCGCTTCGCCGAGGCGATCGCCGGGCACTGCAGTTACCGGATCACCGACGAGAGCCCGATATCCAGGGTGGTCCTGATGGAGAGAGAAGTATGA
- the argS gene encoding arginine--tRNA ligase, translating to MYFNTYRQIEAALKACTGEETVDLGEGGEHADFATPIAFSLAKKQRKAPAAIAAGLAEDLRERLAGTGITVEAAGPYVNFQVSGEYVRDAVAAALEPGFGRLPERGERVILEHTSANPNGPLHVGHIRNSIIGDTLARAFRKAGYPLEVHYYVNDMGRQIAIVSWGFSHNPLPAEEGEKSDHHIARVYVAANRAIEADETITAEVDRLMQQIEAGDPETRKNFREVVSHCLDGFKVTMKNLNVAHDRFVWESDFVRNGDMERVIAKIERLPQAKHDGTLSIDLTECGFEKDYVIRRSDGTSVYAARDLAYHTWKSRNFDRAIDVLGADHKLIGSQLQCTMRLLGERAPEIVIFEFVSLPEGSMSTRAGKFVSADELIAEVTNKAFAEVSERRPELPEEEREGIARAVALAAVRYDIVKISPEKSTVFDWNEALDFERQSGPYVQYSHARACSILEKAGAFERAFVFSDPHEIALAKQIARFPAVIDRVVRELRPHLLAAYARELADQFNTFYRYVPVLKSEGETLQSRLTLVAAAQNTLKEALETLGIDAIRTM from the coding sequence ATGTATTTCAACACATATCGGCAGATTGAAGCGGCCCTCAAGGCGTGCACCGGCGAGGAGACGGTGGACCTCGGCGAGGGCGGCGAGCATGCGGATTTCGCCACCCCCATCGCATTCTCCCTTGCGAAGAAACAGCGGAAGGCCCCGGCGGCGATTGCGGCCGGACTGGCAGAAGACCTCAGGGAACGCCTCGCGGGGACCGGGATCACGGTCGAGGCGGCCGGGCCGTACGTCAACTTCCAGGTGAGCGGCGAGTATGTCAGGGACGCCGTTGCAGCGGCCCTCGAACCCGGCTTCGGCCGCCTCCCCGAGCGGGGCGAGCGGGTGATCCTGGAGCACACGAGCGCCAACCCGAACGGCCCCCTGCACGTCGGGCATATCAGGAACTCGATCATCGGCGACACCCTTGCACGCGCCTTCAGGAAGGCGGGCTATCCCCTCGAAGTCCATTACTACGTGAACGATATGGGGCGGCAGATCGCCATCGTCTCCTGGGGCTTTTCCCACAACCCCCTGCCCGCGGAGGAGGGCGAGAAGTCGGACCACCACATCGCACGCGTCTACGTGGCGGCAAACCGGGCGATCGAGGCCGACGAGACGATCACGGCCGAGGTCGACCGCCTGATGCAGCAGATCGAGGCCGGCGACCCCGAGACCAGGAAGAACTTCCGCGAGGTCGTCTCCCACTGCCTGGACGGCTTCAAGGTGACGATGAAGAACCTCAACGTCGCCCACGACCGCTTTGTCTGGGAGTCGGACTTCGTGCGCAACGGCGACATGGAGCGGGTGATCGCGAAGATCGAGCGCCTGCCGCAGGCAAAGCACGACGGCACTCTCTCTATCGACCTCACCGAGTGCGGCTTCGAGAAGGACTACGTCATCCGCAGGAGCGACGGGACTTCGGTCTACGCCGCCCGCGACCTCGCCTACCACACCTGGAAGAGCCGGAACTTCGACCGCGCCATCGACGTCCTGGGGGCCGACCACAAGCTGATCGGCTCGCAGCTCCAGTGCACCATGCGCCTCCTCGGCGAGAGGGCGCCCGAGATCGTGATCTTCGAGTTCGTCTCCCTGCCCGAGGGTTCGATGTCGACGAGGGCCGGCAAGTTCGTCTCTGCCGACGAGTTGATCGCCGAGGTGACGAACAAGGCCTTCGCCGAGGTCTCGGAACGTCGCCCCGAACTCCCCGAGGAGGAGCGCGAGGGGATCGCCCGTGCGGTCGCCCTGGCCGCCGTCAGGTACGATATCGTGAAGATCTCGCCGGAGAAATCAACGGTCTTCGACTGGAACGAGGCCCTGGATTTCGAGCGGCAGAGCGGGCCGTACGTCCAGTACTCCCACGCCCGCGCCTGCTCGATCCTGGAGAAGGCGGGTGCGTTCGAGCGCGCCTTCGTCTTCTCAGACCCGCACGAGATCGCCCTCGCCAAACAGATCGCCCGGTTCCCGGCGGTGATCGACCGCGTCGTCAGGGAACTGCGCCCGCACCTGCTGGCCGCCTATGCCCGCGAGCTCGCCGACCAGTTCAACACCTTCTACCGCTATGTGCCGGTGCTCAAGAGCGAGGGCGAGACCCTGCAGAGCAGGCTCACCCTGGTCGCCGCGGCGCAGAACACCCTGAAAGAAGCCCTCGAGACCCTGGGGATCGATGCCATCCGCACCATGTGA
- the prf1 gene encoding peptide chain release factor aRF-1 produces MTEIEEMDPARLRYEFKKMLERLEAKQGSGTELISLYIPPDKQIYDVTAQLRDEFGQCSNIKSKQTKTNVQSAISSILSRLKYFKKPPENGMAIFCGSINTVGDRTDLQCEIVYPPEPLGLYMYRCSSNFELEPLKAMLEEKYVYGLLVIDRREAYWGFLRGNRIEPIGGSTSTVPGKQRKGGQSAARFQRLRLIAINEFYKKVGDHSSEIFMAEKDFFERFKGLLIGGPSPTKEEFAEGGYLHHEVQKRVLGLFDVAYTNESGLPELVDAAADVLKGMAVVKEKDLMNRFLKELVKDDGLAAYGEESVRANLETGSVDILLLSDRLRESRLKIRCGACGYSEERTIKSESGKTTRDIELGNCPKCSAPLQIEEESDIIDELTALADASGTKVEIISDEFEEGSVLYSAFGGIAAILRYRTGY; encoded by the coding sequence ATGACCGAAATTGAGGAGATGGACCCGGCGAGGCTGCGCTACGAGTTCAAAAAGATGCTCGAGCGGCTGGAGGCTAAACAGGGGAGCGGGACGGAGCTGATCTCCCTCTACATCCCCCCGGACAAACAGATCTACGACGTGACCGCCCAGCTGCGCGACGAGTTCGGCCAGTGCTCGAACATCAAGAGCAAACAGACAAAAACCAATGTCCAGAGCGCCATCTCCTCCATCCTCTCCAGGCTGAAGTACTTCAAGAAGCCGCCCGAGAACGGGATGGCCATCTTCTGCGGGAGCATCAATACGGTCGGCGACCGCACCGACCTCCAGTGCGAGATCGTCTATCCGCCCGAGCCCCTCGGCCTCTATATGTACCGCTGCTCCTCGAACTTCGAGCTCGAACCCCTCAAGGCGATGCTCGAGGAGAAGTACGTCTACGGCCTCCTGGTCATCGACCGGCGTGAGGCGTACTGGGGGTTCCTGCGGGGCAACCGGATCGAGCCCATCGGCGGCTCCACCTCCACGGTGCCGGGCAAACAGCGCAAGGGCGGGCAGTCGGCAGCCCGGTTCCAGCGCCTGCGGCTGATCGCGATCAACGAGTTCTACAAGAAGGTCGGCGACCATTCGAGCGAGATCTTCATGGCCGAGAAGGACTTCTTCGAGCGGTTCAAGGGGCTGCTGATCGGCGGGCCTTCGCCGACGAAGGAGGAGTTCGCCGAGGGCGGATACCTCCACCACGAGGTCCAGAAGAGAGTCCTTGGCCTCTTCGACGTCGCCTATACGAACGAGAGCGGGCTTCCCGAACTCGTCGACGCCGCCGCCGACGTCCTGAAGGGGATGGCGGTCGTCAAGGAGAAAGACCTGATGAACCGGTTCCTCAAAGAACTGGTCAAGGACGACGGGCTTGCCGCCTATGGCGAGGAGAGCGTCCGGGCCAACCTTGAGACCGGATCAGTCGATATCCTCCTCCTTTCCGACCGCCTGCGCGAGTCCCGCCTGAAGATCAGGTGCGGGGCCTGCGGCTACTCAGAGGAGCGGACGATCAAGAGCGAGTCTGGAAAGACGACCAGGGACATCGAACTCGGAAACTGCCCGAAGTGCAGCGCCCCCCTCCAGATCGAGGAAGAAAGCGACATCATCGACGAACTCACGGCCCTCGCCGACGCGAGCGGGACGAAGGTCGAGATCATATCAGACGAATTTGAAGAAGGGTCGGTGCTCTACTCCGCCTTCGGCGGGATCGCGGCGATCCTCAGGTACAGGACGGGATATTGA
- a CDS encoding NUDIX hydrolase — MTEIYRGRRLSVELNRFTLPDGTERERVVVKPGNAAAMLPIEDDHCYLLRQYRFAIGAWIYEAPAGTLEEGEDPIETARREIIEECGLAAGEMIPRGFIYTTPGFSDERVYLFEARALSPSSAFSPDDDEQIEVVRVPLADLPAMCRDGRISDAKTIALAFRCLG; from the coding sequence GTGACCGAGATCTACCGGGGCCGGAGGCTTTCGGTGGAGCTGAACCGCTTCACCCTGCCCGACGGGACCGAGCGGGAGCGGGTCGTCGTGAAGCCGGGAAACGCCGCGGCGATGCTCCCGATCGAGGACGACCACTGTTACCTCCTCAGGCAGTACCGCTTCGCGATCGGGGCGTGGATCTACGAAGCCCCGGCCGGGACCCTGGAGGAGGGGGAAGACCCGATCGAGACCGCACGCCGGGAGATCATCGAGGAGTGCGGCCTCGCCGCCGGGGAGATGATCCCGCGGGGGTTCATCTACACCACGCCGGGCTTCTCGGACGAGCGGGTCTACCTCTTCGAGGCGCGGGCCCTCTCGCCCTCCTCGGCCTTTTCTCCCGACGACGACGAGCAGATCGAGGTCGTGCGGGTGCCGCTCGCCGACCTTCCGGCCATGTGCCGGGACGGCCGGATCTCGGACGCAAAGACGATCGCCCTGGCCTTCAGGTGCCTCGGCTGA
- the queC gene encoding 7-cyano-7-deazaguanine synthase QueC → MKAVCLLSGGMDSTTLAYVAKDMGYDILALHLNYGQLTEAKERACARTVAGLLGAEEFLEIDVGYFSQFGKSALTDPGIAVEDYSEGHAGIPKTYVPFRNANLLAMAVSFAESRDADAVFIGVQSSDYSGYPDCREEFIQAFQRAVDLGTAAGGTIKLMTPFVHMNKTEIVQKGLDLGVPYDQTWSCYTENEVACGTCDSCHFRLEAFRALGIEDPIPYRVRP, encoded by the coding sequence ATGAAAGCGGTATGCCTTCTTTCGGGCGGGATGGACTCGACCACCCTCGCCTACGTGGCAAAAGACATGGGCTACGATATCCTCGCCCTCCACCTCAACTACGGCCAGCTGACCGAGGCGAAGGAGCGGGCATGCGCGCGGACGGTCGCGGGCCTCCTCGGGGCCGAGGAGTTCCTCGAGATCGACGTCGGGTATTTCTCGCAGTTCGGCAAGAGCGCCCTCACCGATCCGGGGATTGCGGTTGAGGACTACAGCGAGGGGCACGCGGGGATCCCGAAGACCTATGTGCCGTTCAGGAACGCCAACCTCCTCGCGATGGCCGTCAGCTTTGCCGAGTCCCGCGACGCCGATGCGGTGTTCATCGGGGTGCAGTCCTCTGACTACTCGGGCTACCCGGACTGCCGGGAGGAGTTCATCCAGGCCTTCCAGCGGGCGGTGGACCTCGGCACCGCCGCCGGCGGGACAATCAAACTGATGACCCCCTTCGTGCACATGAACAAGACCGAGATCGTGCAGAAGGGGCTCGACCTCGGCGTGCCGTACGACCAGACCTGGTCCTGCTACACCGAGAACGAGGTCGCCTGCGGGACCTGCGACTCGTGCCATTTCAGGCTCGAGGCCTTCCGCGCCCTCGGGATCGAGGACCCGATCCCGTACCGGGTGAGGCCGTGA
- a CDS encoding 7-carboxy-7-deazaguanine synthase QueE — MLVCDIFGSLQGEGQHQGRPTTFIRLAGCNLRCAWCDTPESQEEEAGKAMTVDAVLDRIWRMKCRNVCITGGEPLLQMGEVVEACRRLHRMGYSVEIETNGTIDFRPVQPFASICMDVKCPSSGQKSDLSLLQYTRDADSVKFVVAGEDDLAFAEKVLTHCPARGEIFISPVYGADERQIAAWVIDTGLPVRFQIQLHKYLEMK; from the coding sequence ATGCTGGTCTGTGATATATTCGGATCCCTGCAGGGCGAGGGGCAGCACCAGGGGCGCCCGACCACCTTTATCAGGCTGGCGGGCTGCAACCTGCGGTGCGCCTGGTGCGATACGCCCGAGTCGCAGGAAGAAGAGGCCGGGAAGGCGATGACGGTGGACGCCGTCCTCGACCGGATCTGGCGGATGAAGTGCCGCAATGTCTGCATCACCGGCGGCGAGCCCCTCCTCCAGATGGGCGAGGTCGTCGAGGCGTGCCGCCGCCTTCACCGGATGGGCTACTCGGTGGAGATCGAGACGAACGGGACGATCGACTTCAGGCCGGTCCAGCCCTTCGCCTCGATCTGCATGGACGTGAAGTGCCCGTCCTCCGGCCAGAAGAGCGATCTCTCTCTCCTCCAGTACACCCGCGACGCCGACAGCGTGAAGTTCGTCGTCGCCGGGGAGGACGACCTCGCCTTCGCGGAGAAGGTGCTCACCCACTGCCCGGCCCGCGGCGAGATCTTCATCTCGCCGGTCTATGGGGCAGACGAGCGGCAGATCGCCGCCTGGGTGATCGATACCGGGCTGCCGGTGCGCTTCCAGATCCAGCTCCACAAGTACCTGGAGATGAAATAA
- a CDS encoding 6-carboxytetrahydropterin synthase, with translation MVTCIYKETTFDASHRLLHYVGKCNRLHGHRWRVEVWIAGTPDERTGILIDFNCIRAVTDRFDHQVILNEDDPMVPCIRQFHEVVTTAGDPTSEALAEIIADLLNEACIREGTDARVTKVRVWEAQTCYAEIDYAGL, from the coding sequence ATGGTCACCTGCATCTACAAAGAAACCACCTTCGACGCAAGCCACCGCCTCCTCCACTACGTGGGCAAGTGCAACCGCCTGCACGGGCACCGATGGCGGGTGGAGGTATGGATCGCGGGCACGCCTGACGAACGGACCGGGATCCTCATCGACTTCAACTGCATCAGGGCGGTGACCGACCGGTTCGACCACCAGGTGATCCTCAACGAGGACGATCCCATGGTCCCCTGCATCCGCCAGTTCCATGAGGTGGTGACGACCGCCGGCGACCCGACGAGCGAGGCGCTTGCGGAGATCATCGCCGACCTCCTCAACGAGGCGTGCATCAGGGAAGGGACCGACGCGCGGGTGACGAAGGTCCGGGTCTGGGAAGCGCAGACCTGCTATGCGGAGATCGATTATGCTGGTCTGTGA
- a CDS encoding 30S ribosomal protein S12: MGMGKFAARKMKRDANKTRWNDVDYARRELMLDVKSDPLEGAPQARGIVLEKVGVEAKQPNSAIRKCVRVQLIKNGRQVTAFAVGDGAINFIDEHDEVTIEGIGGRLGRSKGDIPGVRFCVTKVNDVCLQEMVLGRKEKPRR, translated from the coding sequence ATGGGAATGGGAAAATTTGCAGCCAGAAAAATGAAGCGTGATGCCAACAAGACTCGTTGGAATGATGTCGACTACGCACGCCGTGAATTGATGCTCGATGTTAAGTCCGACCCCCTCGAGGGCGCCCCGCAGGCCCGCGGTATCGTGCTCGAGAAGGTCGGTGTCGAGGCGAAACAGCCGAACTCCGCTATCCGTAAGTGCGTGCGCGTGCAGCTGATCAAGAACGGCCGCCAGGTCACCGCCTTCGCGGTCGGCGACGGCGCGATCAACTTCATCGACGAGCACGACGAAGTCACCATCGAAGGTATCGGCGGTCGTCTCGGCCGTTCGAAGGGTGATATCCCCGGGGTCCGCTTCTGCGTGACCAAGGTGAACGATGTCTGCCTCCAGGAAATGGTGCTTGGCCGTAAGGAGAAGCCGCGCAGGTGA
- a CDS encoding 30S ribosomal protein S7 — protein sequence MTEAEMPVQAEEQETGVKQLLFNKWDISEVQITDPGLVRYVNLTSMIVPHSCGKLSQQQFAKSEMLVVERLINKLMQTENNTGKKQLAIRIVEEAFDRVHKKTKKNPVQVLVDAISNAGPREETVRLKYGGINVPKSVDTAPQRRVDAAIGFLATATYNGSHKSKRAASDVLADELIAAAKGDAKCFSVSKKEERERVAKAAR from the coding sequence ATGACCGAAGCAGAGATGCCTGTCCAGGCAGAAGAGCAGGAGACTGGCGTAAAGCAGCTCCTTTTCAATAAGTGGGACATTTCCGAGGTCCAGATTACGGACCCCGGCCTTGTCAGATATGTGAACCTCACCTCCATGATCGTCCCGCACTCCTGCGGGAAGCTCTCGCAGCAGCAGTTTGCGAAGAGCGAGATGCTCGTCGTCGAGCGCCTGATCAACAAACTGATGCAGACCGAGAACAACACCGGCAAGAAACAGCTCGCCATCAGGATCGTCGAGGAAGCCTTCGACAGAGTCCACAAGAAGACGAAGAAGAACCCGGTGCAGGTCCTGGTCGACGCCATTTCCAACGCCGGCCCCCGCGAGGAGACCGTCCGCCTGAAGTACGGCGGCATCAACGTCCCCAAGTCGGTCGACACCGCCCCGCAGCGCCGGGTCGACGCCGCCATCGGCTTCCTTGCCACCGCCACCTACAACGGCTCCCACAAGAGCAAGCGTGCGGCCTCCGACGTCCTCGCCGACGAGCTGATCGCCGCGGCGAAGGGAGACGCCAAGTGCTTCTCCGTTTCCAAGAAAGAAGAACGCGAGCGTGTTGCGAAGGCTGCACGCTAA